cctcTGAACAATCCAAATCTACAGATTCCTGGATAACCTCAATTTCTTGTACAGAATTCTCAACTTCCTCTACTTCAGctgacttcttcctcttcttcttctttttaacttcTGAAGAACccgatatttccatttcattctctaCAGTATTTTGCTCATTAGATTCATTTTCCGTCACAGAGATCTCAGGAGTCTCATCACCATTACTAGTAACACCCTCAGATTTCCTACTCTTcttagatttctttttcttttttggatgcAAATCATGACACTCTTCAACAACTGTGTTTTCAGATGGGGATTCTTCCACCTGGGCATCATTTTGTTCTGTGTTTCCATTTGCTACTTCAGATTCTTCTGAAGCAACAAATTTTCCCTTCTTGTGGCGTCTATGTGAAGTCTCTGAGGACTGCATATCCAGGTTACTGGCATTTTCCCCATTGAGAGTATCCGCAGAATCCTGAGACTTGggagcttttcttttctttcccttacCTGCCTGTTTCCTAACAAACTTTGCTACAAAGAATCCTGTGCATCTGTCAATGCTAATGTCTGTTCTCAGGCATTTGTGACCAAACCTGTAAGTATGGTGCCCAAAGTGCTTCCATCCTTGAAGGTGAGTTGCAAGATTAGCCAGCTCAAATTCTTCATGATACTGGGCGAGAACATCGTCaacaactttttcattttcttcttcgtaCACAGAGCAGGTCGAGTAGATCACCTCCTTGACAGAGGGAAAGGAAAGTGCTCGCTTCAGTAACATAGTCTGAAGTGATGCCAGCTTTGTAACGCGTTGCTTGGAGACTTGGTCGTTATGGACTCTTGTGCCTGGAATGAAGGAACGATTGAAAAATGCACTGCCTGAgtaatttaaagaattttcttatCCTAATTAATAGTTGAGCATCCAACTGTTGCAACAAAGACATTAGGGTTACTGACATCCATGAATGTCTCATCTTCAATCTAGGAGATAACAACAGAACTTGGAAAGTAGGTCATAAATGGCATTTTGCATCTTTCTTAAGCAGTCAAAACAAATtacgtcttcttcctcctactCTCCAAGAAAATTACAAGTCTCTCTGTGACTCCAAATATGCATGAAGTGAAAAATGACACtgcttttttaacttttctcttaGGACTGAAGTGGATTGAATCTGCATTCTGATGATTAAAACTAGAAATGCACATGAACAGGAACATCGAGAACAGCAAGTGTGTCAATAAAAGCATCAGGAGAGCCTGTCATCCATAAGCTTACTAAAGTAAGAAAAGGTGGTGCAGGAATGGCGTGGAAAAACTTACAAAATCAGTAACTGACAGCTTGGCTTCATGCTTGTGAGATTGACATCAGAAGCAGTCTTTATAATGAAGACTCTAAAGGTAAAGTACCACGTATGAAGATTATGTACCATATCTGTGGAtctgagaaggcatttgacagggTACTGAGACAAATAATTAAATGGGCAGAAGGTAGCAGAAAGACTTGTTTAGCAAGTGATATTACTTTACATTAACACTAGATCCAGAGTGAAAACAAGTGGCAGGTAAATCAGAAAAATTTAAGATAAGTGCTGGTGCCCATAAAAGATCAGTGCCGAGTCCTTCGCTGCTtatcataataatgaaagaaactgCAAAGGAGTAAAGAAAACAAGGCCCCTGGGAGCTCCCTTACAAAGATGACATAGCATTAACAGCAGAATCTGAAGAAGTAGTGGTGGAAAAGAATGATATTCAGTGCAAGCAAAACAAAGCTTATGCTAACTGGAAAGGTAGCAGTAGAATCAGGAAAGTGGCCATGTTATGGGAAAGGTGTAGGAGTGAATTCAGTACTGTGTATCCACTGTAGCAGATATTCAAAAGGAGTGCTCaggattacaaaatatacatggaGTAGGATATAATCCAATGCCTGTAATGTACTGCTATACAAGAGTAAATAGGGATGACAAGGGAGTTGAGAACCCAGTTATGACAAGACAAGCAGGTCTTATCAGAGGTACTGTATTCTGTTACCTTGGGAAGCACACTGGACAGAGATGCACGAGTTGAGAGGGTAAACACTGGATGAGACGGAGAGATAGTTAAACTACTGGTAAATGAAATGTCTCACTCACAAAGAGAGCAAAGACTTACAGTGGATAAGCAAGACCTGTACTActttgtgcaacaaaaacaaggCACTGAACAAGGAATCTGGAGGAGTTCTTGAAAAGGTGTGACCAGAGAATGTTAAGATTCATGGCCAGAGTGTTAGGAATGAtcatgagaagggatgaggagcAGTTAGTCAAAAAGCAGTTGGCATGGAAGTAACAGAAAGGCTTTTAGCAAGGCCCAGGACATCTtggaaaaaaaaggcataaatggAGGCCTACACCTGATCAACAGTCCTGGCAAAAAGACCACAGGACCGAAAACCATGGAAAAAACTCATTTAGTCAGCAAACCTGACTAATCACCCCTTGACCAAAGCATAACTGAAAATTCATGCCTATATATTcaatgttttgaaaataagttGGATATTCAAAAACATGTTAAATACTGTTCACAATCTATTTTCTTGAAACATCAAGATCtctttagttttatattatatatattatcttccttTTTATACGTAAAGCAGTCCTTGTTTTGTTGTGAATGTTGCCCTGCCATCTTTCTATAACGTGACAAGGATTGCCTAATGAGAAAATATATCCTTAAaccttaggggagagagagagagagagagagagagagagagagagagagagagagagagagagagagagagagagagagagagagagagagagagagagttaaggtaTTTTACTTTTCCAATCTGGTGTTTTTTCTACTTACCACTTGATGAACATGATGGATCAACAAAAATGTGTTCAATGTCAGCATAATTGGCGGGTTTCAGGGTAAAGAAATCCTTGTTCACAGAGGTTACGCAAGTTGCTTGACGAAAGCTAAGCAAGTTTCTCATGGTCTCAAAGCGTTTCTGATCATGCTCTACAGCAATTACCTTCCTGCAAATGGATATTGaaaatttgttcatgaaaaactGTGATTTTCCAAATGTTAATTTTGCCaaaagaactacaaaaaaaattgctACAATATCTCAAAGACAGTACGCTTCACTCTATCAAATTATTCACTGAaccttttacagaaagctagaataaacaaaaaacaattaccTCCAAGAAATAGCAATTTAAATGCAAGTGAGTCCTTAATAAATCTATCGACATAAAACAGCAAGGGAAATGGCTGCAAACAGACTTTAATCAAGTTAATACTTTTAATTATCTTTCTAGATAATTAAAGTAGCAAGAAATGTATCTCAGTATTTTTGGCTACTTTTTACACAGCTACATAAAATTAACTCAAGTCTCACTTCTTAATGAATGGTAAAACTGCCGATCTTAATTTCTTTCATGACTAGATTAACCCTCGGATATACAGTATTCAATCAATACATCATTTTCAACAGAATTTCAGGTTGATAGaattaagtacagtactgtaccattTTCACAAAATTACTTATTCGAACTTACTTcctattatttcataaaatcaaatgaatataaataacttacccaTGGTTATTAATTTTAGCAGCAATATGTGAAGTTTTGTTGCCTGGGGCAGCACAAGCATCCAAGACATTGCTTGTCTCCTGAACGTCACTCAGGAACACTGGTAAGCAGCTAGCCTGTAGAGTCAAAGATATGATTTTAGTTTCTTTCAAGACAACTCCCATCCATTTTCATGAATCTACAGTGTTCAAAATACTTCTTTAATGTAAAGGCTATTTGAATCAGCACTGAATGCCTACAAGTAACTCCCATACTtgatggaaagaaaaaacatgaTCTGATAGACactagttttataaatataactgagATCTAAGGTCTGTGTTTAACAAACCAACTTTTAAAGTTCAAAGACAAGAAGTTATTAGAATATGTAGAAGTCAAAATGGTAAGGgtaatcattaatctgaatggcCTTTGCTCACCAAGAGTTTGGATAATACTCTGCAACATGACAAACAGTTTTACAACTGATGTGCTCTTTAAAGATTCCTAATCTAAAGCAGGATCatgtaatgaataaatgcaagattaacattataaataaacTTGTTATAGTATCTCACTGCTACATGgaaagttacaatacaataacTCGTTATTGATGGGATCAAATCCCAAATACCAAGGCAATTTCTTACTTGCTCACATTTAGCAAACAATGAGGCAATTACAACCTTAACCTAACTATGCAAAATATACTACAAGTTTCATCTCTATGTACTACGTATGCTGCTTCTTCTGCTTTGTGTAACAATAGCCCACGTGTAATCAACTCTCCACACTAGTAAATGTACTCAAATACATTTATCAAAACTGGGAGGGTGAATTCAACTTGCCTAGTGCTAAACAGTGTTTTAGcattacaaacatttttattagGTTTTCCTTTCATGggtttaaacaaaaaacaaccaaTACCTTGTCCTGGAGGATGATGacatttttcttatacagaaTGCTGTCCCAAAATGGAGTTCCTGGGGAAATATCAGTAACTCTGGAATGTGGTAATCAACCAAGTAATATGGAGAAGCCAAATTCTGGAATAAACCATTCATATATTAAACATCTATGAGTACTGACTCAAAATAATATTATCTAACTGTAAGTTATCATTGCAGTAAGATATTCATAAGCAACAGATAGGctaaaagtattttaaacattCTCATTTACTGATCAACAGCCTACCTTCactattaacataatttttctctttttcaactATTTTATGGTAAAGCAATGAAAAAAGAACATCGCACATCCACTACGAAACTAGTCAAGTTAAGTGCTAATTTTTTGGTATCTGTCAGAATGccaaagctaaaaataaaagacacagtATGTATAGCAATTAAAGTCTTACCTTAACACGTTCCAAAAAGTCGTCGTACGATTCTAAACTTGGATCACAATTCTCCAAGATGAATCCATCAGTCTCCAGCTGGGCATGCACCCGATTCACTGACCCTACCAACGTGTTGACTCTAACATAGCGAGGTAAAACATCTGTCAAAGGAACAGGAGACAAAGACTTGGAATGAATAATTCAAGTTCACCTTTCTCTGAAGGATTTAAAATCCTGATTTTCTAACACAGTAAACTCTTTGAATCAAACCTAATGATTAAaggcttttaaatatatatatataaaacaggaaggCTGTTgcaaaacatcacaaaaacacTAACCCCTACCCTTATCTTTTACTGCTGTTTCAGCTGAAAATGATTTTGTAGCTGTCgcttttatcttttcttcgtACTCTTTAAATACAATAATTGGTTTGCAATCTCCAGTCACAGATCCTTTGGAAAGAGCCTGAGTAGTCAATACTTGGGCAAGATGaggactgaaaataaaacaaatacttcaATTACTGCACTATCAATATGAAAATTACATCATAAGGAGATATAAAATGGCCTCAAGAAAGATTCAggaaatttttacataataatggGAGGTGTTCATATTCTGAGAAGTGAtgcaataattttcataaatcgatGAATACCAATTTGATTGAGTATATCAAGATACTCAATGAGGGAGGTTGTCACACCTGattatattgttttaaaatgtgcataGAGCAAACAGGTGTCAAACACTATGAGAGAATTGCTATTTCAAATAAGCTatagttttcttctcattttttaaagatttgcttCCTGGTTTGGGCATGCAAAGAAATGAAGAACAGGAGGAGAGCcaagaaaattatacaataacGATAAATGAAGCAACAGGCCAGATAGGAACACAGGCATCAAATGCAGAAATgcagaagagagaggaaagttatTTCAAATTCAGCCCAATAATGGGAAAAATCTGATGTAAATGTTTCAAGAATGATGTTAGTGCTGCATGAACACATTCTACTTTACACCACTCACTCAAAATTAGGCTGTTCAACGAGCAAGTTTGACGCAGCAATGGCACTTTTCACAGTTGCTTGATTGTTAACTAGTTTAGAGAGTATACCAAACATCACTCCATAGTTCTGAAACAAAAGCCATAAATTAACGACAATGTAATGGTTACTTTTGAGTGAGATAAAGTACTCGTTATTTAGTAACACCTTTCAAAATACTTTAGAACCAAAAAAgaatatatgcatttaaataatgtaatatacaGCAACATAACTACTATTTGCATTGAATCACCCACAGATAACATTTAGTACACTTACCCtgtattttcctgaataaatcaGTGTTTTCAAAGATCCCtccttgttttcaaattttttcagtatttttgatgCTTCTTTGTAGAGTTGCGGCACTTTGACAGAATGTGGAGCCTTTTCTTGTGTATCTTGTCCTTTCGTCTGTGGCATTTCCCCTTTAGGCTCATTGTCTCCATGTTTACCTTTTCCATTCTGCTTGGCCATCTGTAGTAAAATTTTTAGGTACAGTGCTGTATTTAATTAGTCCAAGAACACCTGACCTCAAAATATTACATCTTTTTAAGTTTTACTAGTTTGGAAAATTACACAACCAACCTGACAGCTGAGGCCTATACTGTTACTCTACAGAATACAAAATCCTGGAGTCCAAATATCAAGATTCAACTGTTCAACATTTTACTTATTACATGGGCATTTTAATTCAACATTTTACTTATTACATGGGCATTTTAATTCTATCTACCCATGATAGAAACTAAAAGATGTGCCATTGATTTGGACTACATGCAAGTAATATTGCTCAAGTGTTCTCAATAATGGCTTACGTCATATCCCAGTGATGTCACAATATAAGGGTGGAGCTGTGCTACactattactgtacagtatacagtacagttttTCCATATGAAGATGCCGAATTGGATTTGAAAATACTTAAGCTAGCCTAGCAGTATGATAATGTTCATCTATTAGTAATGTTTGAAAGGATCCCTAGGATGTGTTACGCCACGCAGAACTCAGAGCCCTTAGGTGGGTTAGGCTAAGTTATGATTAATAGGCTagtataaaattcaaattaaacaGAATCCTAAAATATGCGGCCAGAACTTtcatcaaatataactattttaccAGATAAAGGCTTTGTGGAGACACTTGTCAAgtggaaaaagcataaaaagtcCTTATTTTCTCACATTCAGTAAAGGGTTGAACCACCTTTGTCTAAGCCGTATTAAAAGATTAATTATcacaataatacaaaattactATTTGCACATGC
This genomic stretch from Macrobrachium rosenbergii isolate ZJJX-2024 chromosome 23, ASM4041242v1, whole genome shotgun sequence harbors:
- the LOC136851489 gene encoding LOW QUALITY PROTEIN: 28S rRNA (cytosine-C(5))-methyltransferase-like (The sequence of the model RefSeq protein was modified relative to this genomic sequence to represent the inferred CDS: inserted 1 base in 1 codon); translation: MAKQNGKGKHGDNEPKGEMPQTKGQDTQEKAPHSVKVPQLYKEASKILKKFENKEGSLKTLIYSGKYRNYGVMFGILSKLVNNQATVKSAIAASNLLVEQPNFDPHLAQVLTTQALSKGSVTGDCKPIIVFKEYEEKIKATATKSFSAETAVKDKDVLPRYVRVNTLVGSVNRVHAQLETDGFILENCDPSLESYDDFLERVKNLASPYYLVDYHIPELLIFXPGTPFWDSILYKKNVIILQDKASCLPVFLSDVQETSNVLDACAAPGNKTSHIAAKINNHGKVIAVEHDQKRFETMRNLLSFRQATCVTSVNKDFFTLKPANYADIEHIFVDPSCSSSGTRVHNDQVSKQRVTKLASLQTMLLKRALSFPSVKEVIYSTCSVYEEENEKVVDDVLAQYHEEFELANLATHLQGWKHFGHHTYRFGHKCLRTDISIDRCTGFFVAKFVRKQAGKGKKRKAPKSQDSADTLNGENASNLDMQSSETSHRRHKKGKFVASEESEVANGNTEQNDAQVEESPSENTVVEECHDLHPKKKKKSKKSRKSEGVTSNGDETPEISVTENESNEQNTVENEMEISGSSEVKKKKKRKKSAEVEEVENSVQEIEVIQESVDLDCSEVKRKKKKHKSERKSMENNEKITALGSSEDAETNQSTAEVQEVKSSKDPEVVSSEEVISKKKKKKSKK